The window ATAGCTAAGGTAAGTGATGAGCGGGATTAGGGTTTTCCAGTTTTGCTTATTCGCGGTTTTTGATGTTCTCTATCACTTTTGATTTGCAGTACTGTTATTGGAATTAAGTGCAAGGACGGGATTGTCATGGTATACTTTGTTGCTGTTTCCGCTTCTTTGTTCTGTTCAATGTTACTTTTAGAGCCCTTCTGTATGCATTTTGATGTAATTCAATTTTTTGAGATATAGGGCGTGGAGAAGCTCATAGCATCCAAGATGATGTTGCCTGGTTCCAATAGGAGGATCCACTCTGTCCATCGTCATTCAGGCATGGTATTGTTCTGCTCTTctcttttcctttttcattttACCCTGGAGTTAGAATGAAATCAAAACAAATCTTGAATTTACCCGTACATTGTATCTATTGAATGGCCTCTACTCATTTCAGGGTTTATGTTTCATATATCTTGACTATGTATTCTTGTTGGATGCTTAGGTTTATATTTGGCAACATAAATCTATACATCTGTGTTTTTATTCTATCATAACTTGACCGTGAGTTATCTTCTCATCTAAAAGCAGAATTTCAATGTATCTATGCTCCTTCATGTGTTTTAAACATATGTGATCACAACAAAAATGGCTTTACAGTTTCTGGCAATGGGTCATTGCCTATAATTATCTCAGCATCTGCAATATGTGATAATGGAATGGAATTCATTTTTCCAGTGGAATTAAAGTCAAATTCACATATACCAATGATCTGTTATATGTGAACTTGACTTTCTGGCCAACCCCTGATTGAGCCGGCTTCTCGGCCTATGACACACACATAcacatttttatattaaattggTATTATATGactgagggcgagccttggcgcaacggtaaatgttgttgtcgtgtgaccaagaggtcacgggttcaagTCTTAGGagtggcctcttgccaaataaattggcaggggaaggcttgctcccagtacacccttgtggtgggacccctccctggaccctcgctcagcggggacgcgtaatgcaccgggccgcccttattGGTATTATATGActgttagaatttttttttcagaatGTAATTATGAACTAATCAGAGTACATCTAATTGGTAAATACTATGTGACATAGTATTCATTTCTATGTATTCCATTTGCTTTTCTTGCTATTGGATATAAATGCCACTGTCAATGGTTTAGATAAATATGCAATAGTGAGTGTTAATTGCAATAGTTTTCGGGCTATAGAGTATTGCGACCTCTGTTACAAACTGTCACTTGCACAGTTCCATTTACCAGTACAAATAGATCATCAAATGCATGTCACATTTTGTAAATATACATGTAATATGTTATTGTATTGAGTTACATTCTCTACCCAATTTTTGAACTTCATACGATCCGAagtattatattttagtatatccACTTCTTATGGGGTAtcatttttttctctttaaagGTACCTTTCTCTAGTTCTTATGCTTTCTATTTTCAAATAGATCATTTTCTTGTTATCCTCGGTTTTATCTCAAGTTCAACAACTTGAACTAGGATGTTCTAATGGCTGCAAGCTTGCATGCAATCAAGCTTCTAATTCTATCTATCTGTCTTCTAAAGGCTGTGGCTGGTTTAGCTGCTGATGGTAGACAGATTGTTGCACGGGCAAAGTCAGAGGCAACCAATTATGAAAGGTTCTTGTTTGAATGATTTTGTACTGGAGCCTGAAATACCATAACTCTCgttgttttttattttcaatttttcttgtGCTTTGGGCCTGATAAGTTCCCCCTGCTTATTAGTGTTTATGGTGAACCGATCCCTGTGAAGGAACTCGCTGAACGAGTTGCTAGTTATGTACACTTATGTACCCTCTATTGGTGGCTTAGGTAAGGAATGCTATTGTAATTAGACTGTCATCTGGCCCAGTGCTTTGCAGTCCACAGAGTACATAATATTTGTTAATGCTACAGGCCATTTGGTTGTGGGGTAATTCTTGGTGGTTATGACAGAGAAGGACCACAATTATACATGGTCGAGCCGTCTGGCATATCATATGTGAGTTGATTTTTTTCCCAGGACTCTGATCTTGCTTTGTTTTCTTCTAATTTTTACTTATGTCTTGATGGTGGCCACTAATTTTTACTTATGTCTTGACGGTGGCCACTGCTCAGCATCTAATCGATAGTTATGTTGCTTGGAATTCCTTAAGATTTTAGCATAATGTTTCCAAATATTTGATATAGAGATACTTTGGTGCTGCAATTGGAAAGGGAAAGCAAGCTGCTAAAACGTAAGTTACACACTCTCTATTTACTAATGATGAATTTAATCAAGCTTGCGACATGGTCATGAGACATGGTCATGAAGCTCATTACATGATTAACGATAATATTATGCTCAGATACCAATTATCCTTTTTCTAGGTCGTTTTTCTTGTTAAATATTGGAAGTTAGTTTTGTGGACTGCTAATCAAGGGAAATAGATTCAAGTGAAAAAATCTCATCTGAAGCTATAGCTAATCAGCTAAGCAACCTCATCTTTCAGGGGCTTATCATACTTAAATATGGCTTCATCTTTGATAATATCCCTTGTTTGTTTGACTTGTAATAGCTTGCTTAAGTCATTATCTTGAGAATCCATATGAACTTAGCTGATTTTCTGCATGAATTACTTTAGTTTCTAATCATTTAGTTAATGGTGTGAACAGAGAAATTGAAAAGTTGAAGCTTTCTGAAATGACATGCCGAGAAGGGGTCATTGAGGTAGCCAAAATGTGAGTATTGCTTCCTCTTTCTACATAGAAACTTGTGTGGAATAAGATGGAAGACTGGAATTTAGATGAGAGCTTAATTTTTGTTGCCAAATCATTTAAAAATTCATCAAATGcttgtttatttgatataaaaaTGGAGGGTGTAGATCTTATTATCTTGTTGTCTCAATGAtgagatttttctttttctaatttttcttcATGCTATAACCTTGCGAGTTCTTGCATCATCTTTTTTCGCATGAAAATTACAGTTCTGAAAAGGGAAATTATTTGAGGACTTTGGCAGCAAACCTgaaataaatttgaaactaTATTTTTTGGTCATATGCTGTTAATATCTAAGAAATGTCTTATATTTTCTTCCGAAgcattattatcttataatgcCCATCAGATCAGGACCTAGTCGAGAACCAGAATCATCTGAGACAATTTTCGATTTTGATTAAACTGGTTTGATTTATTGTTTCAAATCCTTACCTTGACGATTGCCTGTGGCAAATGTGTTTTATTGAGATATCAATGAGATAATGGCTCATTAGTGATAGGCATTTAGCTGGTCATCTATGTTTTTATATAAGTAGAAAGAGTGAATTTAGATGGGAGTCACTATTATTTTAGTACTGAATATGCACTTGATAGCATATACTTAATGTGGTAAAATTTCCCTTCTCTGGTGAGCAGCATCTACAAGGTGCATGATGAAGCAAAGGACAAGGCCTTTGAACTAGAACTGAGTTGGGTTTGCGATGAATCAAAGAGGTTGCATCAGAAGGTAATATCTTGTCCTCTATTTCTTTAATGATCTGGGTTTGTGGTAGAGCAAAAACATTGAAGTTAAGAGGTGTCTTATCATAACTTGAATAGAAGTTTCATTATAGAAACCCTCATTCCAATAAGAAGCAGTTTCAGTGACTAAGTGAAAGTCGCTTAAAGTTCATGCATTGAGTGGCAAGAGAAGGGCTTCCCAGCAGTTTGTTCATTAGTTACTATTCATCCCTGCCCATTCCTTCTCCACCCAAAAGAAATTAGAAAGAAACTCGGTATAAAGGGCATACATGCTCTTGGACACATTGTACCCAAAGATATTTGATATTATGTCAATCTTCATGAGCCTTTGAGGTGGCTTTTGTGGTGTATAACATCTTCTGGTGACTCTAAAGTACTGACACAGACAATGCTTGTGGTACTTTTCAGGTACCTGATGATATCTTAGAGGAAGCCAAGGCTGCAGCTAGGACTGCGCTTGAAGAAATGGATGCTGATTAAAACTTCATATTTCTGGAAATCCCTTGGAGATGGTTGCTGTCATACACACTCATTTTCTCCTTCCCATAATTTTCTGTCAAAAATCAATTGGGTTGGGTTTATATTTAGCGAATTCTATGAGCTCCTTCCCCCGTGTACGATCAAGCATGTGCTTAATCAGACCAGGCTTTTGTGGCATCTTTAAGtcagaaaaaaatgaaaatgttttCTATGACACTGCTATGTAGGTTCCAAAATTCCTGCGAACATGTTACTAGTGGAAttagtgtttatttatttagagGAATTGTTTTCTGCCTGAATTTCGTGTTAGATGGCATGACACTATAA of the Euphorbia lathyris chromosome 7, ddEupLath1.1, whole genome shotgun sequence genome contains:
- the LOC136235974 gene encoding proteasome subunit alpha type-3; the encoded protein is MSSIGTGYDLSVTTFSPDGRVFQIEYAAKAVDNSGTVIGIKCKDGIVMGVEKLIASKMMLPGSNRRIHSVHRHSGMAVAGLAADGRQIVARAKSEATNYESVYGEPIPVKELAERVASYVHLCTLYWWLRPFGCGVILGGYDREGPQLYMVEPSGISYRYFGAAIGKGKQAAKTEIEKLKLSEMTCREGVIEVAKIIYKVHDEAKDKAFELELSWVCDESKRLHQKVPDDILEEAKAAARTALEEMDAD